One genomic segment of Hordeum vulgare subsp. vulgare chromosome 2H, MorexV3_pseudomolecules_assembly, whole genome shotgun sequence includes these proteins:
- the LOC123429973 gene encoding uncharacterized protein LOC123429973 isoform X1, translated as MCGWRRRAGSAPSSTSSPRPSRSSASPPPAPSASTCTARARPSSSRPCSSCRSRSRSPPRTSPWRTGRAAGRSAGSTSSTRSTSKRCCSSSLRRLLASLKTLTNLDILHQLVFSLEAQSTWSSKVNLGLSSEERRPPVALLSRRRAWWIGSGAREIRISADPSRESRSLPGCCFWTLVGMLIPALGAGVDANYRVCLARLEMIAGESTCRMTSCRISSISHRRVE; from the exons ATGTGTGGGTGGCGGCGACGTGCAGGGTCGGCTCCCTCTTCTACTTCCTCGCCAAGGCCGTCGCGGTCTTCGGcgtcgccgccgccggcgccgtcGGCCTCGACCTGCACGGCAAGGGCCAGGCCCTCGTCGTCGAGGCCATGTTCCTCATGTCGCTCGCGCTCGCGCTCGCCGCCGCGCACCTCGCCATGGCGTACCGGGCGAGCAGCCGGGAGAAGCGCCGGCTCAACGTCGTCTACAAGATCGACGTCGAAGCG ATGCTGCAGTTCAAGCCTGAGGAGATTGCTGGCATCATTAAAGACTTTGACCAACCTGGACATCTTGCACCAACTGGTCTTTTCCTTGGAGGCACAAAGTACATGGTCATCCAAGGTGAACCTGGGGTTGTCATCTGAGGAAAGAAG GCCACCGGTGGCATTACTATCAAGAAGACGGGCATGGTGGATCGGGTCGGGGGCGAGGGAGATCCGGATCTCGGCCGACCCGAGCCGCGAATCTCGTAGCTTGCCTGGCTGCTGCTTCTGGACTCTCGTTGGGATGTTGATTCCTGCGCTAGGAGCGGGTGTTGATGCGAATTATAGAGTGTGTCTT GCTCGGCTGGAGATGATTGCAGGAGAGTCTACTTGTAGGATGACAAGTTGTCGCATCTCGAGCAtatctcataggagagtggaatga
- the LOC123429973 gene encoding uncharacterized protein LOC123429973 isoform X2: MCGWRRRAGSAPSSTSSPRPSRSSASPPPAPSASTCTARARPSSSRPCSSCRSRSRSPPRTSPWRTGRAAGRSAGSTSSTRSTSKRCCSSSLRRLLASLKTLTNLDILHQLVFSLEAQSTWSSKVNLGLSSEERRPPVALLSRRRAWWIGSGAREIRISADPSRESRSLPGCCFWTLVGMLIPALGAGVDANYRVCLVVC, encoded by the exons ATGTGTGGGTGGCGGCGACGTGCAGGGTCGGCTCCCTCTTCTACTTCCTCGCCAAGGCCGTCGCGGTCTTCGGcgtcgccgccgccggcgccgtcGGCCTCGACCTGCACGGCAAGGGCCAGGCCCTCGTCGTCGAGGCCATGTTCCTCATGTCGCTCGCGCTCGCGCTCGCCGCCGCGCACCTCGCCATGGCGTACCGGGCGAGCAGCCGGGAGAAGCGCCGGCTCAACGTCGTCTACAAGATCGACGTCGAAGCG ATGCTGCAGTTCAAGCCTGAGGAGATTGCTGGCATCATTAAAGACTTTGACCAACCTGGACATCTTGCACCAACTGGTCTTTTCCTTGGAGGCACAAAGTACATGGTCATCCAAGGTGAACCTGGGGTTGTCATCTGAGGAAAGAAG GCCACCGGTGGCATTACTATCAAGAAGACGGGCATGGTGGATCGGGTCGGGGGCGAGGGAGATCCGGATCTCGGCCGACCCGAGCCGCGAATCTCGTAGCTTGCCTGGCTGCTGCTTCTGGACTCTCGTTGGGATGTTGATTCCTGCGCTAGGAGCGGGTGTTGATGCGAATTATAGAGTGTGTCTT GTTGTCTGCTAA